The genomic region cagcacgCTGCCTCCTGCTGGAGCCCTGCACCCCTTTCCGAGGAAGACTGCCCTTCTGTGCCTCTCAAATAGTGTTTGGTGCCCCCAGACCTGCAGCTTCTCCCTAggacccttcctctcactgaccctGCGCCCCCTGGGGCCCAGCCTGAGAGAGGCCCTTTGCACCCCCACTTTTCCCTGTTGCTGGGTCCCTGTGAGTTCCAAGATGGACCCACATTGGTACCACTGGCCTGGGACAGCAGCGTGGGACTGTCAAGGGACAGAGTGTGGGAACATGGAGGTTGCTGCCCTCCTCCCTGACGTTGGCATGGGACGAGATGCCTGACTGTGGCAGCACAGCCCCCAGTGGGCTGGAGCTCTGGGCAGATGGGTAGCTGAGGCACACACCtcctgagccatggctgcagcccTCTTCTCTAACTCCTCTTTAACCCGGCAGCCTGCTGGGACATGCCTAATGATAGGTGCTGGTGACCAGAGCTGAGCCATGAGGCAGCGGGCTGTGATGGGCACAAGCGTGGAGCGAGGGCAGGGATACTGGGCTGGGCAGTGCATGCCACCTAGGGTATCTCTATAGCCTTTGGTTGTTAGCTAGCCTGGCCAGGGGAGATCTGGTGGGCTGACAGATGGACCAGAGGCAGGGTACCCCCAAGGCTCTGAGGGGGAGAGGACAGTGTCCACTCCagtcctgtccctccctcccaggcCCCTGGAAGATGAGCCAAGCCTGGGGACcaccaactggccggggccataAGGAGGGTCTGACTGGGCCTCAGCAGGCCTCTGAGACCCTGCCCTGTGCCCTACATTGGCTGGACCTCAGGGTCTGAAAGGTCTGAAAAATGTTTTGATCTCAAGCCAAGGGGTCCGACATGTACCCTGTGGGAGGCAGTGGGCCCAGCAGGCACATGGAACACTGTGGGTAGGCCTTCCTTGGAACCCGCCCTGGTAGGTGGCTGGCCCCAGAATGGCCGGATCTCAGGCAGGCCCCGGGCTTGCTTCTGGGGCCAGTGCCTGAGAACGGCCTCCCAGGAAGCCCAGCCTGAACACCACAGGACACGGGCTCTCCCTGCTCCTTGGAAACCAAGGCTGCTACCCCACTCTCTAGGACACCTCTGTCTCCAGGCCAAGCTCAGACCGGTTTAAGCAGCTCTGCTGGGACCAGCACGTGGCTGTCTGCCTGGAGGTCCCCTCCCTGGAGGTCCCTGTCCTGGCTTCCGCGGGGCCCCGTGCGGCATCACCTCCTCCTGGACGTCCTCAGAAAGGCTGTCCCTTAGCTTCCTTTTGCTTCTGCAGCCCTGGCTGTCTTTTCTGTGTGGTGCTCGGGTCCATGTCCATTTTGTGACCTGGACAGACCCCAGAGGTGGAGCCAGCAGCTCACCAGGGCGTCTGGGATGACCTAATGACTAAAGGGCTAGCAACAAGCAGCCGCAGGATAGTACCCCAACTCCCTGGGGTCCAGCCCCATCCACAGAGACCCCTGGGTAGGGAGCAGGGCCAGGTGGAATGGCCCGTTTCGCCTAGTGGTGTCCAGCTGGCAGTGTTCTGGACACCTCCTTCCCCCTGCCTGTTGGAACCTCGTTGGTGTCTGTCCTGCCTGCCCCTAGTGAGCCCAGCCAGGCCCCTGCCCCACAGTGCCTCCTGCATACACTGCTGCCCAGAGCCCTGGCAGCCCACTGGGTCAGGGTTCCCAGGGTGAGGGAGCAGGACCACAGGATGCATAAGAGAGAGCTCGGGACAGAAACTGGGCCGAGGGAGGGGCTATTGCACTATGTGTCACCATCATTGAATCTCATGGCCTTCCAATGACCCTCACTTGGGTGCCAGCCCACTCCAGTCCTTCCTGGGGCTGGTGCTCTCAGGAGGCCGGCCGGCCTCTCTAGCCCTCCCACCTTTCTTTGTCCGGTGGCCTAAGGGACCTTTAGCAGCGGAAACCtggtctctgctctgctctgctctcttggGGTCCTCCCTGCCCTGATGGTGAGGGTATGGCAGGCCTGAGGTCCTTGGCACCACACTTGGTGACAGACAGCATACCTCTCTGGGCAGCTCCTGTGCTGAAACTGCCAGCTGTTCCCATGCAGTGCCTGAGACACCTGTCCTTCCTTCGCCCTGGTTTTCCTCACCCTGCAGAGCAGCAGGCTGCCCCTGCTCTCCCTGCCCGTCCCGTCCGCTCCCTTCCTCCAcctgctgcagcccccagccctgggcccaGGCTGCGAATGGGCGTCTCTGGTTGGAGCTGGTGCGGGCGGGTCTGCCGGGCCTTCTCCGCTCTCCAGAGCAGCTCCGCCTGTGCCCGCAGCCCTCCGCCCACCCTGACCGCTGTCCTGCCTGTTTCAGAATGGCGCCCAGAAGTCGTGGGACTTCATGAAGACACATGACAGGTGAGGGTCCAGTCTGGGCTCCTCTGATGCCCATGGGGACCCTGGGAACCAGGGGCAATGGAGTCCTACTCCACCTCAAGAACATCTCCGCTCTTCTTTCCCCTTCGTGGAGGGTCATCCCAGGGTCTGGGGGCCGAGCTGGGGTCCAGGTTGGGCTTGTGAGAGGCTGTCTAGATGCCCTTTCCCCTGAGCATTGGGGTGTGGGCAAGACAGTGATATGGCTCCAGGAGTGTGGCCCGCGCTCAGCTGGCCCACGGGGGCCACATGTCAAGTCAGTCACCCGGACCCCAAACTCCCAACGTGTCTTCCCCACCCTGCTGCCCCATCCTGACAGCTGAGTCTTAGCCTGACTAGGTGACCGTGGCACGCTCTGGCCCTGCTTGGgtctcgctctctcccttctccctttgaACAAGGGACCCAGTTTTCCCGGGCTgctggggagaggaggtgggccGGGCATGCTGAGAACTGAGCTGAGCCCGTAGTGGGGGGGAGGTGAAGGGTTGCTTCTGTGCTGAGCtcagcccacccccaccctgcagcGTGACCATTCTCCTGTTCAACTCTTCCCAGAGGACCCTGGTGTTGGTGAAGCAGTTTAGGCCAGGTGAGGCCGCCGCGGCggggcgtgggggaggggaggtgtgcACAGTTGCTTTCAGGCCCCCGAGGTCCTAGGGTCAGAATGCAGATGTAGGAGGGGGCCCAGGGGAGTCTGAGGCCCAGTGAGGGGGTCTGGTCTGTCAGGAGGTGGCTGCCGTGTGGTTGTGACCATGGTCTGCCCTCCCCGCAACCAGCTGTGTACGTGGGCGAGGTGGAGCGCCGCTTCCCAGGGACCCTGGAAGCCGTGGAGCAGGACAGGCCGCAGGTGCTGCCGGGGGCGCTGCCCGGCTCGGTGGGGGTGATGTATGAGCTGTGCGCCGGCCTTGTGGACCAGCCTGGACTGTCGCTGGAGGAAGTGGCCTGCAAGGAGGCTTGGGAGGAGTGCGGCTACCGCCTGGCCCCTTCCGACCTGCGCCGGGTGGCCACCTACAAGtgagtggggctggggctgcgcACCTGCCGGGCCAGGGGGGCCCTGCTGTCAGCCCTGCCCAGGGGGTGGGTGGGCTGTGTCCAGGCGCTGAGCAGCCTGTCCCCAGGGGTGTGCAAGCCGGGCAGTGCCTCCTTGTCGTCAGGGTGGGGTTGGCGGGAGGTGGGATGGAACGCACTCGGATGGTGACCCAGGCCTGTCCCCAGGGGTGTGCAAGCCAGGCAGTGCCTCCTTGTCGTCAGGGTGGGGTTGGCGGGAGGTTGGATGGAACGCACTCGGATGGTGGTCCAGGCCAGAACCCAGAGCTCCTGGAGCTGGTTCTGGGGCACGCTGGGCCCGAGTCCCCCCCTGCGGCCCCCACCCTGTGGCCCCTAGTCTTGTGGGGCTGGCTTGGTGGCAGCTGCTGCTGACAGATGCCTCCACTTCCTGTGGGATTAAGcaccgggcgctgggggtgggggtgagtcaCAGATCTGCCCTGACAGTGGCTCAGGAATGAGGGAAAGGCTGTGTCCTGGGCCCTAACGCAGCGcttggcagtgtgtgtgtgtgtgtgtgtgtgtggcctgaGCCCCGGACTCCAGGGCCGGCCCCACCAAAGCCCAGGTGCCTCTCATTGCACACGCCCCATGAGGCCCACTGCCAGGTTGTTGGGATGAAGCCACCCCCTGCCCTGGGGACACCTCGACGGGTCCTGACCCCACGGAAGCcggggcaggaggagggcctcACAGTGTCTTGCCCAGGGGACACCGCGATGGGTCCTGACCCCACGGAAGCCGGGACAGGAGGAGGGCCTCACAGTGTCTTGCCCAGGGGACACCGCGACGGGTCCTGACCCCACGGAAGCcggggcaggaggagggcctcACAGGGTCCTGCCCAGGCTGAGCATGGGGCTTCTCCACACGACAGGGCCTGCACCTCAGGAGGAGGGCCTGGAGGCTCTGCCCCGTGCATTCTGCCCAGGGCAGGGGCCATGCAGGGCTCCCCTGCTTCAGCAGCCCCCAGGGCCTCATTGGGGTATCCCCCAGCCTACAGTTGTGGGGGTTGGATTGACCTCCAGTCATAGGATCCTTCGTGTTAAACAGAGGATTTCCAGGCCGAAGGGTTGGATGTCTTGGTGTGAGGGGCCCTCTGCCCTCAGGTGTCCTCGGTGTGGCCGGTCAGTGTTCCCTGAGCCTGCTGGGGACAGGGAGACTCCAAGGGGCCTGCCCGAGGCTAGTGGTTGGGCCAGGAAGCAGGCAAGGAGGAAGGCAGGTAGGAAGCACCCTGGAGGGGTtgtcctccaccccacccccagcggGTGACTATGGTGGGGGGTCCTGGTGGAGGAGCTGCACACAGAGGCTCTGGGGAAGGGGACCAGCTGCAGCCCGGCTGCCGCGGCTCCATATGCAGGACCTCTGGGCTACAGTCTGATCCCGGGGGTGCAGGGGAGCCAAGGAGGGTTGTGGACAGTGAGCAGCCTGTTCAGGCTGGTGTTTTGGAGTCGAGGGGTGACCGTGGAGAGGCAGGATGAGAGGGGGGCTGGAGTGGCCCTCGGGGCAGTGGGCCCCGTGAGGGCTGGAAGCAGAGCCACTGCTTCCCTGCAGCAGGGCCCACGGCTCCCTCTCCCTTGTCCTGGAGGTGAACCGAGCCACTCACCTGCCAGCCAGCCCCAGGTGACAAGGCCTGGACACTCACCTGCCGTCAGCCAGCTTGGTGAGGTGGGGAGAGGGCGTGAGGAGGGGGCCTGGGAGGCAGCACAGGCCTGGCTGGGCAGGGTCAGTGGCCACGCCCGGCTTCTTCACCGGCCGGAGGAAACTGGGACTGGAAACCCCACAGACTGGGCTTCCATCAAAGGGCAGGCCGTGCCGCCGGCGGAAACGGGCCATCAGGAAGGGTCTGAGGGAGATAAGGGGATGGGGGGCAGAGGAAGCAGCTGGGCAAGGTCAGTCTGAGTGGGGCccctcctggggggaggggggaagcccCTCAGTGCTGCTCCCTCCCCTGGGCGTTGGGTGTGTCTCTGAGGGCGGCTGCCGCTAACCTGTGCTAACCTGGGGTCCCCCTATTTCCCAGACGTCTCCCCAGACGCCCTTGGTTCCCTTCTTTCCCTGCAAATCACGTGTGGACCTTCCTCTCCTATTCTGGAATCCAGACTGACCCCCCTGCCCCATCCTTACAGCCAGCGGTCACCACGGCTGTCCGCTCTTGCCCTCCATCAGTTAGTCCAGGTCACTGCCCTCTCTGCCTGGGTGCTTGTCCCCCTCCTGGGGGCCGGTAGCCCCCTTCTGGCCACAACCCACTGAGAAGGGAACTCTCACCCTCCTCTCCAGCCTAGGACCCATGGGCTAGGTCTTGGGGACCTTGCTgtcatcccacccccacccccagcccaccacGAGTCCCAGCCCCTCACCCTGGCTGCCTCGGCACCTACTGTCCCCAGCCTGACGTCCTGCAGGGGACCGCGTGGAGAGCTCTTTCAGGCCCAGGCCGTGCAGGCAGCTGGCGTGACTGCTTGCAGCTAGCCGGGATCCCTGGGGGTGTGGGCCAGGGTCCAGCACCAGCACCTCAACAGCCTGGGGCGTGGCAAGGACTCCCGGTTCCAACCACCACAGGGAATGGCTGAGGGCCCGGTGTGAACCGAGGGGCCAGGACGGGGCTGTGCTCTGAGCAACGGGTCAGCGATTGAACGGCTGCAGCCACGCCAGGCACCCGGTGGCAGTCGCGTGGGTCGCGGTTTGGGTCCGCCCCCTCGGGGTCTCTGCAGGCTGTGGTCAGGCTGAGGCTGGGTCTGCTGTCCACCCTAGGCCTCGGGTTCTCTTCCAAGCTCACATGGCGGTGGCCTTGTGACAGAGCCCCGCATCCTGGCTGGCTGTCGGCTGGGACCATGGTCAGCTCTTCACGGTGGTGCAGGCCCTGTCACATGGCCCTTCACAGCTTGGCAGCTTGCTCTGTCTTCGAGGCCGATGTGTCCACGAGTCGGGGTCCTCCCGGAGTGCTGCCCACCAGAGTGCTGGGAGAtgcggagagagaggagagggctgaCGGGGCTGCCCGGTGACTCAGCAGACGCTGTCTTGACCCCCAGGTCTGGCGTGGGACTAACTGGCTCGAACCAGACCATGTTCTACGCTGAGGTGACGGACGCCCAGCGGGGTGGCCCGGGCGGGGGCCTGGCCGAGGAGGGGGAGCTCATTGAGGTTGTGCACCTGCCCCTGGACGGTGCCCAGGCCTTCTCGGACAACCCAGATGTCCCCAAGACCCTCGGCGTCATCTTCGGTGTCTCCTGGTTCCTTGGCCGTGTGGCCCCTGGCCTGGGTCTCCAGTGATACTCCAGAGGGGCTGGACAGAGGCCAGTCCTGGTCACCCACCCTGCCAACCCAATAAAGGCTCCTATAGTTCCAGCCCGTGTCCACTGGCTCCACGCTGCGaccagggtgggtgggggaggccaGGAGATGGTGAGCTGTCCAGGGTGCCCTTCAGCTCTGCGCAGCTGGAAGCCGGAACCCATGGCTCTGCTGTCGGGAAGGTCAGGAGGGGGCTCCAGGCCAGCCGTCCAGAGAGCCACTTGGTGGGCCTGGGGGTGGGCCCACTGGGTCCCAGGGCCTGGAGGGGCGGTGGCTGAGCCAGCCTCGGTGtggaggaggcagggacagagctgTTGTGCGTTCTAGAAGGCACGCTCCCTGTTCCCGGGTAAGTGAGCTTCCCAGCTCAGGTGTTCCTGCCAAGCCCCTGCGTCCCCTCGGCCACGGGAGTCTGGCGTGATCTCCCTCTGCCTGCCGGCCTAGGTATGGCCCTGAAGACCGCCGTGCCCGCTGCCCGTTGGGAGAGTCAGGCTGCGTGAGCTGCCCTCTGTCTGCCCTGAGCACTTAGGGTCACAGGAAAGCTCACTGCCCACTCAGCCAGGCACCCGGGAAGGCTCCGTCCATCATGAGCAGGCTGGAGCCCACTGTGCGGAATGTGTGCTGGTCACTGTAGTTGCAGGCATCAGCTGGAGATCGGGGCACACACTGACCCTTTCTGAGGGGGAGGACCTGGTCTGGCCCTTTCCTagagcccccccccaccctctgGTCAGCCCCTTGGGTGTTGCCCTGGGGGACAGGTGGGGGAAGCCTGGGTCAGCAACCCCTGGCCCTGGGTAGGGCAAAGTCTTCTGGGGATGCTGTGAGGACCGGGGAGCTGGAGTGGCCAGGAGCCTTCTGTGGACCTGGCTTTGTTGTACTCTGAGCCCAGTGTCCTTGGGACTGGGCCCTGGGCTGTGACTCTGGAAAACTCTGGGGGCAGGACGTGCTGCCTCCGGCTCCTGCCAGGACCCCAGTGTCGGGTGGGGGCGCCTCACGAGGGCCGCGGTCCACTCACCCTGCCTTTCCCCAGGCTGACCCCCGGAAGGGGCTTTTGTAAGCATCCGTGGAGGAGCACCcacatccctcccttcctctgggcCTTCAAGTACCCGTGGCTGAGCCCAGCCAGAGTGGTACCACCCCTGGGCCTGGGCATTCGAGGCTGTCCCAAGGAGGCTATGCCCAATTGACCCACCCTGGCAGCAGCACCTGTATGCAAATGCCGGCTGTGACCCAGGTGGGGCCTCGGGAAGCCCAGCCAGGGGAGTGCCATGCTGCTGGGCCTGCGGTGTGGGTCCGAGGGCCAGCAGGGCTGGGCTGCGGGGGGGTCCTGAGCTCCACAGCCCCACCCTCTCCAGAGGAGGCTCCAGCGGACTGCCCGGGGCCCCTGATTACGTCCCTAGGGTGGGAGCTTGGCCCGGCCTCAGCTGCCTGCCTCCCTTGCAGCATGCCTGATGCCCTCCCCTAGAGCTCACTGGCCAGCTGGGCTGCCAGTACACTGTCCTAGAGGGGCATCTGGCAGGGCCTGGGGGCTCTCTGTGCCCTGGGGTATATGCAGGGCTCTGGATGGATAGGGCAGTGGTGAGGCATAGAGCCCCTGGACTTGGGTGCAGTCCAGTCCCCTCACAGTGCAGCCTGGGGGACAGGTCAGCAGGCACAACTGCGGAGCCTAATGGAACTGGCATCGATTTCCCGGCACAGTGAGGGGGGGGCTGTAACCGGAAACTCCCCTCCCTGGCCGCTATATTTAGCACCAAAGAACTGGGCGGAAGCACAGCTCACTCCTGAGCCCAGCCGGCTCTGTCCAAACCCAGGCAGCCTATACCCCCAGCTGGTCCTGAAGCCCCCTGGCCAGACTGAGTGGCAGCCAGCCCACCCGTGCTGAGGGGAGAGACCCTGGGGCTGGGAGCTCAGAGTGGGAGCCTCCAGGCTAGGAGGCCAGTGGACCTGGGATCTGAGGCATGCTGACGCTCAGAACAATGATGGGGGCCTTCCTGGAAGAGGCAAGGCACCCTGACCTGGCAAGGGTGGAGGAAGGAGCCCTGACACCCACTGGATCTCCAACCCTCTGGCCCAAGGCTGCAAAAACCCCTGCAGGGGgcatcctggagggaagggtccCTGTCTCTCAGCAGC from Saccopteryx leptura isolate mSacLep1 chromosome 6, mSacLep1_pri_phased_curated, whole genome shotgun sequence harbors:
- the NUDT14 gene encoding uridine diphosphate glucose pyrophosphatase NUDT14; protein product: MERIEGAAVGRCAASPYLRPLTLHYRQNGAQKSWDFMKTHDSVTILLFNSSQRTLVLVKQFRPAVYVGEVERRFPGTLEAVEQDRPQVLPGALPGSVGVMYELCAGLVDQPGLSLEEVACKEAWEECGYRLAPSDLRRVATYKSGVGLTGSNQTMFYAEVTDAQRGGPGGGLAEEGELIEVVHLPLDGAQAFSDNPDVPKTLGVIFGVSWFLGRVAPGLGLQ